From Acinetobacter sp. ASP199, the proteins below share one genomic window:
- a CDS encoding YqgE/AlgH family protein: MNKQYLTHRCLIAPPEMRDDFFANTVIYLARHDEDGAQGIIINRPAGIQIKELLNDLEIEADNVNPHEVLQGGPLRPEAGFVLHTGQPTWHSSIAVGENVCITTSKDILDAIAHNQGVGRYQIALGYASWGKGQLEKEIAKGNWLICESDMDLIFNLPYDDRWDAAYKKMGVDRNWLSSEIGHA, translated from the coding sequence GTGAACAAACAATATCTGACACATCGTTGTCTGATTGCTCCACCAGAAATGCGTGACGATTTTTTTGCCAACACGGTCATTTATCTCGCACGACATGACGAAGATGGAGCGCAAGGCATCATTATCAATCGACCTGCAGGAATTCAGATCAAAGAATTATTAAACGATCTTGAAATCGAAGCAGATAATGTCAATCCTCATGAAGTGTTGCAAGGTGGCCCATTGCGACCTGAAGCCGGTTTTGTGCTGCATACTGGTCAACCTACCTGGCATTCTTCAATTGCCGTCGGTGAAAATGTCTGTATTACCACGTCTAAGGACATTTTAGATGCCATCGCCCATAACCAAGGTGTCGGACGCTATCAGATTGCACTTGGCTATGCCAGCTGGGGTAAAGGCCAGCTGGAAAAAGAAATCGCCAAAGGTAACTGGCTGATCTGTGAATCTGATATGGATTTAATTTTTAATTTACCTTATGACGACCGTTGGGATGCTGCCTATAAAAAGATGGGCGTGGACCGAAACTGGTTATCTTCTGAGATTGGACATGCCTGA
- a CDS encoding TolC family outer membrane protein: protein MKIKFILSASLLCSSSAVWALDLVEAYERAKQNDPNWQANVLQYEADQLNLGIASGNLLPTVSLSGNVTRKNQSTDNSGTQGLPAEFGELQGSSTTTRQIALTARQPLFRWDAWQGYKQVKTSVELSEVNLRLQKQQHILQVAEAYFNVLRQQSLTGAYLQEEQALAEQLRMMNAKLKEGLVARSDVSEANAQYQSAQANRIATQVQLVLAQEQLAQLIGPYQDNLAVLRNDFQFQKPLPANIQSWTELAQSQNLEILQARLQKRYSEDAKRVEEAARYPQVEAVATYGYLKQTPETVLSSNGDFDQVGVEVNWNLFSGGRTSKNIQKAGVLVQRSDAQLDAAMRKANTDVKQSYLQVETDEAKLNARKAAMESAEIVSQASRAQYQEGLKAMVDVLLAQRNAFSAKTDYLNAKYDYLIHVLQLQASVGQLNEQQLAEMNAWLVEYN from the coding sequence ATGAAGATAAAATTCATCCTTAGTGCCAGCCTATTGTGTTCAAGTTCTGCCGTATGGGCACTGGACTTGGTTGAGGCTTATGAACGTGCCAAACAGAATGATCCGAACTGGCAGGCCAATGTGCTGCAATATGAAGCCGACCAGCTGAATCTTGGCATTGCCAGCGGCAATTTACTTCCAACTGTAAGCCTGTCGGGAAATGTCACGCGTAAAAACCAGTCGACTGATAATTCTGGAACACAAGGCTTGCCTGCGGAATTTGGGGAATTACAGGGTTCGAGTACGACCACCCGACAGATTGCTTTGACTGCCCGCCAACCTCTATTTCGCTGGGATGCCTGGCAGGGCTATAAGCAGGTCAAAACCTCAGTAGAATTGAGTGAAGTCAATTTACGCTTGCAGAAACAACAGCATATTCTGCAGGTGGCAGAAGCTTATTTTAATGTATTGCGTCAGCAATCCCTGACCGGTGCCTATCTGCAGGAAGAACAGGCACTGGCTGAACAGTTGCGCATGATGAATGCCAAACTCAAAGAAGGTCTGGTTGCACGCAGTGATGTCAGCGAAGCCAATGCCCAATACCAGAGTGCACAGGCCAACCGAATCGCCACACAAGTCCAGCTAGTATTGGCACAGGAACAACTGGCGCAGCTAATTGGTCCTTATCAGGATAATCTGGCAGTACTACGCAATGATTTCCAGTTCCAGAAACCATTGCCCGCTAATATCCAGTCCTGGACCGAACTGGCGCAAAGCCAGAACCTGGAGATTCTACAGGCCCGTCTGCAAAAACGTTATTCCGAAGATGCCAAACGTGTCGAAGAAGCGGCGCGCTATCCGCAAGTTGAGGCAGTGGCAACCTATGGTTATCTGAAACAGACACCAGAAACTGTTTTATCTTCCAATGGAGACTTTGATCAGGTCGGGGTGGAGGTGAACTGGAATCTGTTTAGCGGTGGCCGTACCAGCAAGAATATTCAAAAGGCAGGAGTACTAGTGCAGCGTAGCGATGCCCAGCTGGATGCTGCGATGCGTAAAGCCAATACTGATGTAAAACAGTCCTATCTGCAGGTAGAAACAGATGAAGCCAAGCTGAATGCCCGTAAGGCGGCAATGGAATCAGCAGAAATTGTTTCTCAAGCATCTCGGGCACAATATCAGGAAGGCCTTAAGGCCATGGTGGATGTGCTGTTAGCACAGCGTAATGCCTTTTCTGCTAAAACTGATTATCTGAATGCCAAATATGATTATTTGATTCATGTTCTACAGTTGCAGGCTTCAGTCGGGCAACTCAATGAACAGCAACTGGCTGAGATGAATGCCTGGCTGGTGGAATATAACTAA
- the recN gene encoding DNA repair protein RecN: protein MLTHLTLINFALADHLAIDIHQGFNVLTGETGAGKSLLLDALSACLGERTDTNYVRYGSEKADVTATFSYQDHSPEALWLKEHELDDESGEIHLRRVIFATGRSKAWINGRPSSLSELKEIGRLLVQLYSQHSQQQLLEPPYPKHWLDRYYNFYEPAQAVRDAYSTWHKNIRQHQAALDAQATRKQRMETLELQLEELEDVVQIDYQEIEQEFDRLSHHEAIMQDCIYSLNGLDEAEQNINQELSSILRRVESHAGRSEQLSEIYTSLLNAQSEIEDATANLRHFMDRQSFDPERMEELNSQLEVFHRLARKYRSQPELLKEEYEAWQAELEQLHQLEDPETLAEQVELSYQEFLTKAQHLDEIRREASGPLAKQLTEQVKQLALPEAYFEFKFEPLDEPNSEGLSFIQLLFTANKGIPAQPLARVASGGELSRIALVMQVMNAEKTEAEVLVFDEIDVGISGGTAEIVGRLLADLAQHVQILCITHQAQVAAQSDQHLLVKKQQTDPASSTILDLEEDERIQELARMTGGVEINETTLQHARQLRQLKFQHV from the coding sequence GGCCATTGATATTCATCAAGGTTTTAACGTGCTCACCGGTGAGACCGGTGCTGGTAAGTCTTTACTGCTGGATGCCCTCTCGGCCTGTCTGGGTGAACGCACCGATACCAACTACGTACGCTATGGTTCAGAAAAGGCGGATGTGACAGCAACCTTCAGCTATCAGGACCATAGTCCAGAAGCACTTTGGCTAAAAGAGCATGAATTGGATGATGAGTCGGGTGAAATCCATTTACGTCGGGTAATTTTTGCTACAGGTCGTAGTAAGGCCTGGATCAATGGTCGTCCAAGCAGTCTGTCTGAATTGAAAGAAATTGGCCGTTTACTGGTACAACTGTATAGCCAGCATAGCCAGCAGCAGCTACTGGAGCCGCCTTACCCGAAACACTGGTTGGACCGTTACTATAATTTCTATGAGCCTGCCCAGGCAGTTCGCGATGCATACAGTACCTGGCATAAAAATATCCGCCAGCATCAGGCTGCGCTGGATGCCCAAGCCACTCGTAAACAGCGCATGGAAACACTGGAACTGCAGCTCGAAGAACTTGAAGATGTAGTACAGATTGATTATCAGGAAATTGAACAGGAATTTGATCGTCTCTCCCATCATGAAGCGATCATGCAGGACTGTATCTATAGTCTAAATGGCTTAGATGAAGCGGAACAGAATATTAATCAGGAGCTTTCCTCTATCCTGCGTCGTGTAGAATCGCATGCTGGTCGCAGTGAGCAGCTGTCTGAAATCTACACTTCTTTGCTCAATGCGCAGAGTGAAATTGAAGATGCGACTGCAAACCTGCGTCATTTTATGGATCGTCAAAGTTTTGATCCTGAACGTATGGAAGAGCTGAATTCACAGCTTGAAGTGTTTCACCGTCTAGCACGTAAATATCGTAGCCAACCCGAATTATTGAAAGAAGAATATGAGGCTTGGCAGGCTGAACTGGAACAATTGCATCAACTCGAAGATCCAGAAACACTGGCTGAACAAGTTGAACTGTCTTATCAAGAGTTTCTGACCAAAGCCCAGCATCTGGATGAGATTCGCCGTGAAGCGTCTGGTCCATTGGCGAAACAACTGACAGAACAGGTGAAGCAGCTCGCCCTGCCAGAAGCCTATTTTGAATTTAAATTTGAACCACTCGATGAACCAAATAGTGAAGGCCTGAGCTTTATTCAGCTGCTATTTACTGCCAATAAAGGTATTCCGGCACAGCCGCTAGCACGTGTGGCATCCGGTGGTGAACTATCCCGTATCGCGCTGGTGATGCAAGTGATGAATGCTGAAAAAACGGAAGCCGAAGTTCTGGTCTTTGATGAGATTGATGTCGGCATCAGTGGAGGTACGGCAGAAATTGTGGGACGTCTGTTGGCCGATCTCGCGCAGCATGTACAAATTCTGTGTATCACCCATCAGGCACAGGTTGCAGCACAGTCCGATCAACATCTGCTGGTGAAGAAACAGCAAACCGATCCAGCCAGCAGCACGATTCTCGATCTGGAAGAAGATGAACGCATTCAGGAACTTGCACGAATGACGGGTGGCGTGGAAATTAATGAAACGACATTACAACATGCACGTCAGTTACGTCAGCTTAAGTTTCAGCATGTTTAA
- the ruvX gene encoding Holliday junction resolvase RuvX — protein MPDVNAPQMIMAFDFGTQKMGMAVGQSLIESANPLALFPMKDGIPNWDTLLKIVKQYQPTLFLVGLPLNMDDTESELSARARKFARRLRHQTNIETLMVDERLTTREARDELESYQTQGRAKKLAADSIAAALFIESWYRYPVGVNP, from the coding sequence ATGCCTGATGTAAACGCACCACAGATGATTATGGCGTTTGACTTTGGTACACAAAAAATGGGCATGGCGGTTGGACAATCCCTGATTGAAAGTGCCAATCCCCTTGCCTTGTTCCCGATGAAAGATGGAATCCCAAACTGGGATACATTATTGAAAATCGTCAAGCAATATCAACCGACTTTATTTTTAGTCGGCCTACCGCTGAATATGGATGATACTGAATCCGAACTTTCTGCGCGTGCACGCAAATTTGCCCGCCGTTTACGTCATCAAACCAATATTGAAACCTTGATGGTCGATGAACGTCTCACTACACGTGAAGCGAGAGATGAATTAGAAAGCTATCAGACTCAAGGCCGAGCTAAAAAGTTAGCGGCTGACAGTATTGCAGCGGCGCTGTTTATTGAAAGCTGGTATCGATATCCGGTCGGAGTGAATCCTTAA
- a CDS encoding ABC transporter ATP-binding protein, with translation MDLWQLFHKLRPFVRPYRLLVIATLILTLIGSFTAQVNAITLQYAVDSINNLLEAGEGLSEGWHILITISIILLTKEVINAFVQFGQKFYGEKLRIFVSQDLAQGIIEKFLTYRLAFFNQDNNQAGKLQTRIDRGIGSLTRLVQIFFIDILPLFTSAIVALGLMYYANIYVGMVATAIVPIYFWLTYKQAQKLGGWRRNLRDGREKKSQGILGIINSITVIKSFNRESIESEKQLSLQRELTDNQMKTRQTSFLFDGLKTFIEQIGIVLIIILTAYFVLAGQMSIGMIMYHVLLFNNVSAPIRSLHRIYDEVNDAMIYSESFFNILEADHEIESSGQQKPPVQGKFELSHVDFYYPNGHHALKDISMEIRPNKITALVGLSGAGKSTLISLLDKFYEPQQGKITLDGIDLQEYETEYLRDHIGLVLQKNHIFQGTIFDNIRYGKTTASMEEVIEAAQKASIHEQILQLPNGYDSDALQLSGGQQQRIALARMFLKNPPIIFLDEPTASLDAIAAEQIKQSLDQIKQGRTVIIISHSLSQIIDADYTYVMKEGAIAEHGEHDQLYHQDGVYKESFDAMAKSLNIEKIAKTFEEDAEEETHS, from the coding sequence ATGGATCTTTGGCAACTCTTTCACAAGCTGCGTCCCTTTGTCCGTCCTTACCGGCTGCTGGTGATTGCAACCCTGATACTGACCCTGATCGGTTCCTTTACCGCTCAGGTCAACGCGATCACTTTGCAATATGCAGTCGACAGTATCAATAACCTGCTTGAAGCAGGTGAAGGACTGAGTGAGGGCTGGCATATCCTGATCACGATTTCCATCATCTTGCTGACGAAAGAAGTGATTAATGCTTTTGTGCAGTTTGGGCAAAAATTCTATGGAGAAAAGTTACGAATTTTTGTGTCTCAGGATCTGGCGCAAGGCATTATTGAAAAGTTTCTGACCTACCGATTGGCTTTTTTTAATCAGGACAATAATCAGGCCGGCAAATTACAGACTCGTATTGACCGAGGCATTGGCTCGCTGACACGTCTAGTGCAAATCTTCTTTATTGATATTCTGCCTCTGTTTACCAGCGCGATTGTAGCTTTAGGCCTGATGTACTATGCCAATATTTATGTAGGCATGGTCGCCACGGCAATCGTACCGATCTATTTCTGGCTGACCTATAAACAGGCACAGAAACTTGGAGGCTGGCGGAGAAATCTGCGTGATGGCCGTGAAAAAAAGAGCCAAGGAATTTTAGGGATCATCAATTCGATTACGGTGATCAAGTCCTTTAACCGTGAGTCTATTGAATCTGAAAAGCAGCTTAGTTTACAGCGAGAGTTGACTGATAACCAGATGAAAACCCGTCAAACCAGTTTTCTGTTTGATGGGCTGAAAACCTTTATTGAGCAGATTGGTATTGTCCTCATTATTATCCTGACCGCTTATTTCGTGCTTGCTGGACAGATGAGCATCGGCATGATCATGTATCATGTGCTGCTGTTTAATAATGTCTCGGCACCGATCCGTTCTCTGCACCGGATTTATGATGAAGTCAATGATGCCATGATCTATTCCGAAAGTTTCTTTAATATTCTGGAAGCAGATCATGAAATTGAATCCAGTGGACAGCAGAAGCCACCAGTTCAGGGCAAATTTGAGCTGAGCCATGTCGACTTCTATTATCCAAATGGGCACCATGCGCTGAAAGACATCAGTATGGAAATCCGCCCCAACAAAATCACTGCCCTGGTCGGTTTATCTGGTGCAGGTAAATCTACGTTGATTAGCTTGCTGGACAAATTTTATGAACCGCAGCAAGGCAAGATCACCTTGGATGGTATCGATCTGCAGGAATATGAGACCGAATATTTACGTGATCATATTGGCTTGGTTCTACAGAAAAATCATATCTTCCAGGGCACAATTTTTGACAATATCCGTTATGGCAAGACCACGGCAAGTATGGAAGAGGTCATTGAAGCTGCGCAGAAGGCCTCGATTCATGAACAGATCTTACAGTTGCCAAATGGTTATGATTCCGATGCTTTGCAGCTTTCTGGAGGTCAGCAGCAGCGCATTGCCTTGGCACGCATGTTCCTGAAAAATCCGCCGATTATTTTTCTGGATGAACCAACTGCCAGCCTGGATGCCATCGCTGCTGAACAGATCAAGCAGAGTCTGGATCAGATCAAGCAAGGTCGTACCGTAATTATTATCTCGCATAGCCTGTCACAGATTATTGATGCGGATTACACCTACGTGATGAAAGAAGGGGCGATAGCTGAACATGGCGAGCATGATCAGCTTTATCATCAGGACGGCGTGTATAAGGAAAGCTTTGATGCGATGGCGAAGAGCCTTAATATTGAAAAGATTGCCAAGACTTTTGAGGAAGATGCAGAAGAGGAAACGCATAGTTAA
- a CDS encoding alpha-ketoglutarate-dependent dioxygenase AlkB encodes MTLDLFSPQPQANLLHFDGVVEDHGLILNAEQSQKYLDYFLQYLAWEQDEVFLFGKHHVTARKIAWYGDANYQYHYSGRLKKAHIWQPALLRLKQHIEQQVGHPFNSCLANLYEHGQQGMGWHSDNEASLISKRHETVIASLSFGATRKMRFKHNQTGDLVELLLQSGQLIVMRGQTQHYWKHQISKTTKVITPRINLTFRYFYPEN; translated from the coding sequence ATGACCCTGGATTTATTTTCACCCCAGCCTCAAGCTAATTTATTGCACTTTGATGGGGTGGTAGAAGACCACGGCTTGATTTTAAATGCTGAACAAAGCCAGAAATATCTGGACTATTTTTTGCAGTATTTGGCTTGGGAGCAGGATGAGGTTTTCCTGTTTGGTAAGCACCATGTCACTGCCCGGAAAATTGCCTGGTATGGTGATGCAAATTACCAATACCATTATTCGGGTCGTTTGAAGAAAGCCCATATCTGGCAGCCAGCACTACTAAGATTAAAGCAGCATATTGAACAGCAGGTAGGTCATCCTTTTAATTCCTGTCTGGCCAACCTGTATGAACATGGTCAGCAGGGCATGGGCTGGCATAGTGATAATGAAGCCAGTTTAATTTCAAAACGGCATGAAACCGTCATTGCTTCTTTAAGTTTTGGTGCTACCCGTAAAATGCGTTTTAAGCATAATCAAACCGGTGATCTGGTTGAGCTGCTGCTACAAAGTGGACAATTGATCGTGATGCGTGGGCAAACTCAACACTATTGGAAGCATCAAATTAGCAAGACCACCAAAGTCATCACGCCACGAATCAACCTGACCTTCCGCTATTTTTATCCTGAAAATTAG